From a region of the Neobacillus niacini genome:
- a CDS encoding APC family permease: MENGVKLKRSLKLWQVVIMGLAYMTPMVVFDTFGIVSGETNGHVPAAYVIALIGMLFTAVSYGKLVRVFPQAGSAYTYTQKAMNRHLGFLVGWSSLLDYLFLPMVNALLTKLYLNALFPSVPDFIWVLLFVGIVTLLNLRSVNALANFNTLFVLVQILIMVVFIILVIKGLNAGEGTGTVFSMQPFYVEGMNIPILITGATILCFSFLGFDAVTTLSEETPNPEKTIPKAILLTAVWGGVIFITTSFFIQSFFPDNSRFIESEAALPEIALYVGGKLFQSIFLCTTFVNTLASGLASHASVSRLLYVMGRDKVFPEKWFGYVHPKWRTPAINVLIVGVISLSAWFFDLVTATSLINFGALMAFTFVNLSVISHFAVREKMHRTPKGFFDYIIMPLIGAGLVGVLWINLELSSLVMGGSWFLIGLAYLVFLTKAFKVAPPQYKAEEAEV; this comes from the coding sequence GTGGAAAATGGCGTAAAGTTGAAAAGATCGTTAAAGCTATGGCAGGTTGTCATTATGGGTTTAGCATATATGACACCTATGGTAGTATTTGATACATTTGGAATTGTTTCTGGTGAAACAAATGGGCATGTACCTGCTGCTTATGTCATTGCCTTGATCGGCATGCTTTTTACTGCGGTTAGTTACGGGAAGCTAGTACGGGTTTTCCCACAGGCGGGGTCAGCCTATACCTATACCCAAAAAGCAATGAACCGGCATCTCGGTTTTCTTGTTGGATGGTCTTCTTTACTTGATTATTTATTTTTGCCAATGGTAAATGCGTTGTTAACCAAACTTTACTTAAATGCTTTGTTTCCGTCCGTTCCAGATTTTATTTGGGTATTATTATTTGTTGGAATTGTTACCCTCCTTAATTTACGAAGTGTCAATGCTCTGGCAAATTTCAATACACTTTTTGTTCTTGTACAAATACTAATCATGGTTGTCTTCATCATCCTAGTTATTAAAGGGCTTAATGCAGGAGAAGGAACGGGAACGGTTTTTAGCATGCAGCCGTTTTATGTTGAGGGTATGAACATTCCAATCCTGATAACAGGAGCAACAATACTCTGCTTTTCATTTCTTGGCTTTGATGCTGTTACAACATTATCGGAAGAAACGCCAAATCCAGAAAAAACAATTCCAAAAGCAATTCTTCTTACAGCTGTATGGGGAGGGGTAATCTTTATCACCACCTCATTTTTTATCCAATCATTTTTTCCAGATAATTCGAGGTTTATTGAATCAGAGGCAGCATTACCTGAAATTGCCCTTTATGTTGGCGGGAAGCTGTTTCAGTCGATCTTCTTATGTACAACCTTTGTGAATACCCTTGCATCGGGACTTGCCTCCCACGCAAGTGTTTCCCGTCTCTTGTATGTTATGGGGCGCGATAAAGTATTCCCCGAAAAATGGTTTGGATACGTACATCCAAAATGGAGAACACCTGCGATAAATGTGTTAATTGTAGGGGTCATTTCGTTATCTGCCTGGTTCTTTGATTTAGTGACAGCCACTTCACTCATTAATTTCGGAGCATTGATGGCCTTTACATTTGTTAATCTTTCAGTGATTAGTCATTTTGCTGTCCGTGAAAAAATGCACCGTACTCCAAAGGGATTTTTTGATTACATTATCATGCCGTTAATTGGAGCCGGATTAGTTGGAGTTCTTTGGATCAATCTTGAGCTTAGCTCTTTAGTTATGGGAGGAAGCTGGTTCCTAATCGGACTTGCCTATTTAGTATTTTTAACAAAAGCCTTCAAGGTTGCACCTCCTCAATATAAGGCAGAAGAAGCTGAAGTATGA